One Arachis hypogaea cultivar Tifrunner chromosome 2, arahy.Tifrunner.gnm2.J5K5, whole genome shotgun sequence genomic window, atattatataaaaaatatactaaaagaagtataaaaagattaaatatactaaaaaataatattataatttaatattatattttttaagtaattaactaattatctatctaaaagtgattttaattaatattattcaaataattattttatcaaaattaattttagtataaaattgccAAATATAAATCATATTGGCATAAACTCACTtctattcaaaatcaattttacaaagataaaaactcaagtgcagtcaacttcacatgaagttgatagctgagagccgttagataatttgactgatttaactaaatttttatctaacaactcttaactatcaactatcaacttcacatgaagtcgatTGCACCTGAATTTTCGCCTTTTACAAAATCATTTTCATTCAAACTCCAGTTTTGCCAACTCTAATCCAAACACACTTTGTGTGTACATCACCACTATTGGTTATAAAAAACTCTCTGCCTTGCTCTCACGGACTCTCTCACTTTGAATCCGCCGCTGCTTCCTTCCGGTCTCCATCCTTGAGCTGTCGCGCCTCTGTCAGCCTCCCACCCTCCGCCGTGGCATTGCTTCTGCTCCACTGCCCATCGTCTCTTGTGCTCCGTTACTGCCACATCACGCGTCCTCTGCCTCCCTCGCTTCGCGTCTTCTCCGCCATGGTCTCTTCACGTCTTTGCCCCTTCACATCCTCGCTGCCATCTTGTGTGTGAAGCTGCTCTGACGATCTTTGCGAGTCTAGGTATTTTCCCACTTCTCTCATCTATTTCTGATTTGTTGTTACACTATTTCATAGATAGTTTAATTTGCTGTATATATGTTTCCAATCTTGCAAAAtggtttttctaatatttttgttatgTAAGGTTGTGATGGTCTTAATGAATCTGTTTGTGCCTTGCTTATTTGATTGTGATGAATGACTTGATAATGCTGTATGCTAATTAATTCTTGAATTCAGGAATTGAAATGATGAGATTGTAGATTTAGATTATGAAATTGGTTGGCTAAGTTGGGTGTAGGTTTTCTAAACTCAACATTGGGGTTTAATTCTTTGATGGGCTTTGCAAATTGCAAGTGACATACTACCTTAACAAAGATTAAGTATTGTTCTCTCCTATAGTTTCTTTATAGTTATGTTATGTGTCATGAGCTTTTGAAACGAAAGCTTCTGAAAAAGAGGAATAGATTAAGAGTGGGGAGAGAGTTGTGTAAGCGTGTCTTTGTTTGATGAAGGCCATGGAGAGGGATGGCATGCATTACCTTTACCAATGGGCTTCAACTGAATGTTGCACTTCAAGGTGTAAAGTCACTGCCAAAAATGCCTCCGGCGACTTTTGAAATTGGGAAGTGATGGTGACAACTCAGAAGGACCTCCTGGGATGAGTTATTGGCGGCACGATAGAGTGTCAATGCCCTTGGGTAATGTGGGAAAATGACACTCAAGTATACTTAGTTATTTACATTTAGCTCCCAAACTTTTTTGGTATTAGTAGATGGTATACTACTCAAACACATATTGTGCTATATTTTTAGACATTGTCTAATTTTATagtaagattaatttttttttttaagtaaaaagaaGATAGGAGACGGAAGAAATGAAGATTGAAGAATATAATTAAATTACTTACATTGTGTTGGATTCAAATGTTAAGGGTAAGAAAAAAGGATTAGGAATCTAGATTGATTTGTATGGTTTTTGGAATTTTGACAACAGAGGGCCTCtagtttgattttaaattttgtggACCAGGCTAGTAAATATCAAATTGATTCAGTCCATAACCAATTAATGTAAGCAGGTTAGACATTGGTTCATCGGTTGCTGGAAGCAGGAGAAGAGAGGGGGGATGACTGGAAAGCTGCAACTATGGCGATGCATACGGCAACAAGTTGCTGTAAATCGCACATCTTTGTTCCACATGGAGCGATTCTTGCACGATGGGCCTGACAATGTAGAGGAGCTTCTAGATAGGCATCTAGTGAAGAAGGAGAAGTCCCTTGACGACGATGAAGAGGAGCTCTTGAATCGGAGGAAACTCACCTCCACCCGCCGGGAAGCCCTCAGCCTCTACAGGGACATCCTCCGCGCCAGCCGGTTTTTCATGTGGCCTGATTCCAGGGGAGTCTTGTGGCGTGACGTGCTCAGAGACAACGCACGAAAGGAGTTTGAAGAGGCAAAATTTGAGACCGATCCGGAAATAGTTATCAAGTTGATTGTTGGAGGCCGTGAGGCTGTTCAGTCTGCCCTGGATAAGCTTGCTAATAAGCAAAGGGAGCAGATTGACAAGGAACGCGGCGGCGGTGGTTGAGCAACTGCTCCTTTATGTGTTTGTTCGACCATTCTTGTATTGTAGTTGCTTTCCATATAGTGTATTTATTCCTCTGTTTTCCTCCTTGGGTGTTTATATCAGTTGTTACAGATCATTTATAGTTCCAAGATATGTtatttaaaactaattaataattgaACAGCAACTGGAGCAACGGCACTGGCTTATGCTAATATTGTTTTATAAGAAAACTTCCATCTGATCACTCATTCAATTCTATTGGCCAATAATACTAATATATTGTTGCTTACTTCTATTTCTTTGCAAGTATTGAAATATTAACAACATTTGTTTAAATATTTGCAATAGGGATACTTCGTAAATTCTTACAGTATTTTTGTCTCTTCTAAAGTTTAGTTCTCGGTTAACCTTGATTATTTATgctgaaaacatctgattaatactcCTAACTTTAATGTCTCcttcattgaatttaattgtaaaatttGGAGATTATATAaacattttttaattgtttttagcTTATCTTGCATGCAAGATCTTGAAAATCGTGAAAGATTTAAGAATTTAGCAGTGACATTTTTTAAGAAATTACACCaattttttaagattaattatacTAGTTGCAGAATTTCATCAATTTGAAATGAAAATAGTCTCAAGTAGAAATGTAGAATCAATAAAGGTATGGTATTATCGTTGTCAGTGAGTAAACTCTAAACCACAAAATTCAAAACATGTCAAACTAAATTCCAATTTCCAAATAGTTTGCCCAATTTTTTGTCCTAAATACCATGATAATTTTTTGCCCAAttcattttaaaacaaattaatgcTTCATTTTTTTTGGTACTTATGAATGCTTCATGTTTGGCACCTCTACTTTCTTCTGctgcactttctttttctttccttcttagcttccccaaaaaaatataataataataataattcctcAAACTCAAGTGCTAATAATATGAATCCAATACAAAAGCATAAACCAAAAACACAAAGGGTAAACAAAAGTGGTCAAGTGTTAAAGTGATAGAAACTTGGTTTGTTTGCAACAGAACTTTTTTTGGAGGAGAGGTTAggcaaaattaaaaagtttagcaCTTCTTTATTCCAGGTTGTATAGTTAGACATTGACCCGACATTATAATTTCCTCATGAATCTAAGTCATGATCTTTTATAGAATTCTTAATTTGACTATTGCAAGTAGTTGTAGCTTTATATTAAACTAGCTTAAGTGAGTTTTTATTAGTTCTCCTTGCCAAATTCAATTCTATACTTTCATGTGATCTAAGGTAGTGTTTATTGAACTGGGACTAGGAGATTCCGACTTTGATAGCCAGAAactgaaactaaaattttaattctgTACATTTTACATGAAACACAATATAGCGATTTAATTTAGTCTTTGTCTTTCAGGCTATGTCTCTCATTCTCTCCCCCAAATGCGGCCAAAGAGTGTGATAGGTGATAACCTAATGATATAAATTTCCTTTGCAAGTATGCTTCTTTacaattgttgagagacaagttgaACATTTACTTGATTCTATTGCTACCACAAAAACAAACCCAATATACTCCAATTTGGGCACAACACTCTGCATCGAAAATATGACAATTAAGAAAATTCATTAATTTCTGGAATATACTTCTTTTTCCTCCCTTTTTAACACAACCTACTCTATCATTGAAAGCACTTCACAATTCACAATCCCTAACATGAAACTACCTTAATGTCAAAAATTTTCCCACTTGAATGACACAACCAAAAGCATTCAAGGGAATAAAATAACACTAACTCTACACAAGCAAAAGAAgctaattcaattcaattcacggCTTCACCTAGCAAATAAAAACACCTGAAACATATTACATAAAATTACTTTGTCAGGCAACAACAGTAAAAATGTTCAGTATTAAATATGCAAAATCAAGATCTAACTTCAGAAAATGTGTAAGCTCCGAAATGAAATCTTCATCTGAGCTTTGATATAGGGTTCCTTTTTTCCTATTGCGATCCACGCTGAGGAAAACCGTTGCCTCTTATTCTGTGGTAGTCAGCGCCATCGTGATTACTTCCCCTACCCAAGCCCCTACCACCAAAACGCCCCCTCAAAGCATCGGTTGGATAACTGCTTCTGCCCCTTCCCCTTCCTGATTAGTACAGAGGAAATAGACAACAGAAAATAAGCCTACTCATTTCTAACcattgcaaaagaaaaagcaaaatgaTGAAACATTGCACAAGACTAAGGGTGCCTTTcctttattctttattttggggcaaaatctcacagctttaatttaaataaaaaaaatgtattcgGTTCTTACATATTtagcaattttttaaaataaacagaaCCTTACTAGTCCACTATGAAGACAGACATAAACAAAGGAGCCAAAAACCATCCTCTTGCATGACATATTTCATTTTACCATTTTCGTTTTCATCAGATATTAGTAGATCATATAACCATGaacttttatatatttaatgttaACAGTATTCTATATTACTGGGGCTATCTACCAAGTTCAAACTTAAGTATACAACAACAGATCTTGTTAACGGTTTTGTTTATAGTTTTTCTTGGTCATTGATAGAACTGATTCAGAAATCATAAGAGAAGAATGATCTATTGCTACGGAATTTTTGGTCAATGTGACCAAGGATCCAAAATCTCTATAGAGATGAGGGATCTTTCGAAAGAATATCCCTCTCAAATACCGAGAAACATGATTGCCTTTTCTccatctcttattcttattcataCCAAACTTGTGCCACACAGAAAAGAAACCAACTATTCTATACTCCTATCAAAGCCTCCAAAgaattcatttcttcataaaCACAATAGATAAAACATACAAAGCAACAATGCTATTGATGCTTTTTATGCTACATATATTAAGCAATAAGCACGGAGACACAATTTAGCTTTTGTATTAGATCTTATATCATACGATGACTATATAACTATACACATTCAATTTAAGAAATTATTGACTCTAAGCCAACCCCACCTAGTCGGATAAGGCTTTGTTATTGTAGTTGTATTTTGACTCAAATACTGTTAGGGACAAATAGACAGGGACAAATTATCAATAATGAATATCTTACCGTTAGATCTtgaattatatttatatacattgTGTGCCCTAGTCCTTTAAGCTGCGTTTGTTTATAGGCACGGACACCAAGACagggacagagacacaaaatcatgtTTGGCAGATGAGACATAGACACAAACATTTTGTCCAGagatactgaattagtgtattttgtgtccttCCTAACAGGAAGAACACAGAGACACTAACgagagacacaacttattttttctttcattattcctattaatttttcatacttatattttttattattatatttttctttctaaattttttgtacggaaaaaaaattagaataaattagacTTTTGTAATTTGTTCTTTCTTATACTTAGTTTATCATCAAACAAGATACAAGAACACTaatttttgtgtctctgtccCTTGTGTCTTGTCTGTGTCCTGTCTTGTCTTAGTCTCATAACCAAACACAgccttaattattaaaatttggtttGTTCCTCACGTATCAATGTCCATGatcatatatatttaaataatgcaAGAGAAACTGAAGAAGTGGGACATTACTTCCACCCCGAGCTGTAATGCCATTGTTTGGTCTCCGCTCCTCGATGTATACTTGCCTTCCAGCCAATTGTATAGGAGAAGCCTACAGTGATAGAGTATTAACAGGTAAGATATTTATAAgggaaataaataataaaataatgtaaaatgtcATCTGGACACAAATTATTGCAACACAAAGAGAAAGTTGATGACAGTTAAAGATAATTGAGTTCACTTGCAGTCCAACTTTAAGTCCGGGCTAAtactaatgataaaaaaaaatcaacatattATTTAGAAGCAAGTAAAAGAGAGAGGGTAATAACTACTAGTAAAGCATCAACAGAAATTAATAACTGTGCCTACTTATATACATACCATAGCTAACATTCAGATATCAGTATAAAGCAAACAAACATTAAACAGACATCGATGTTTACTATATTTACGGAATTCAATATAGATCATAAGATATACATCACATCTCACaacaaaacaaataataataataataataataataataataataataataataataataataataataataataataataataattaataaattaacttcCCAACCTGAAGCGAATTCTGAACCCCGACAATGTCTTCAAATTCCACAAAAGCATAACAAACTCCAATTTCCTGTGCACATAAACTCTATTTAGGCTTGTTCTCTTTTCAAGATTGAATATGTGGTTATTCAGTTAACACTTAACAGCAATGAAGGAAGCTTACCTTCTTGACCCTAACGAATATACCATTAGGCTTAATCCTGCCAAAACTCT contains:
- the LOC112741006 gene encoding uncharacterized protein, which translates into the protein MTGKLQLWRCIRQQVAVNRTSLFHMERFLHDGPDNVEELLDRHLVKKEKSLDDDEEELLNRRKLTSTRREALSLYRDILRASRFFMWPDSRGVLWRDVLRDNARKEFEEAKFETDPEIVIKLIVGGREAVQSALDKLANKQREQIDKERGGGG